The Punica granatum isolate Tunisia-2019 chromosome 4, ASM765513v2, whole genome shotgun sequence genome has a window encoding:
- the LOC116204411 gene encoding putative receptor-like protein kinase At1g72540, with the protein MAGEKFRHENIMPLIAYGEDNDKYYLVYEHMSSNLADDIAGLSWNHVVRILKGIAQGLQHIHGKGYVHGDFKPQNILLTQGKEAKITDFGTLSRDDGRGFSNFTRGYSALELAIGALPTKKSDVFSFGIILIQLLSRSMDLKSEDSALALTELTINCTKKCPEGRPTMNKVIRTLNDFI; encoded by the exons ATGGCTGGAGAGAAGTTTCGACATGAGAATATTATGCCTTTGATTGCTTATGGGGAAGACAATGATAAGTATTATTTAGTCTACGAGCACATGTCTAGCAATCTTGCTGATGATATAGCAG GGTTAAGTTGGAATCATGTTGTGAGAATCCTAAAAGGCATTGCTCAAGGATTGCAGCACATCCATGGGAAAGGCTATGTGCACGGGGATTTTAAGCCTCAAAATATTTTGCTCACACAA GGAAAGGAAGCAAAGATCACTGACTTTGGGACCCTCTCAAGGGATGATGGTAGAGGTTTCAGCAATTTTACAAGGGGCTATTCTGCCCTTGAATTGGCTATAG GTGCTCTGCCAACAAAGAAATCGGATGTTTTTAGTTTTGGGATAATATTGATTCAACTACTATCTCGAAGCATGGACCTAAAGAG TGAGGATAGCGCTTTAGCTTTGACGGAGCTTACAATCAACTGTACCAAAAAATGCCCTGAAGGCCGTCCCACTATGAATAAAGTGATTAGAACGCTCAATGATTTCATTTGA